From the genome of Cyanobacteriota bacterium, one region includes:
- a CDS encoding phycobilisome rod-core linker polypeptide, protein MSLPLLTYPLSSQNQRVEGYEIFGDEQPRIYTIDNLLRGTEVDEIIWAAYRQVFNEQQILQHHRQVSLESQLRSHQITVQRFIHGLLLSDSFRRLNYECNSNYRFVEMCIQRVLGRNVYDNREKLAWSTVLATKGIQGFVEQLLSSEEYQTHFGENTVPYQRRRILPQRSQGEQPFARVPRYDQYYRNQLQALSWGKLFGNGVSDRSADVYRRVLFAVPTLSLAVLVATLIFIAAPK, encoded by the coding sequence ATGTCACTTCCACTTTTAACCTATCCACTTTCTAGTCAAAACCAACGGGTTGAGGGCTATGAAATCTTTGGGGATGAGCAACCTAGAATCTATACAATCGATAATCTTCTTAGGGGAACAGAAGTTGATGAAATCATTTGGGCAGCTTATCGACAGGTCTTTAACGAACAACAAATTCTCCAGCATCATCGTCAAGTTAGTCTAGAGTCTCAACTACGATCACACCAAATTACTGTACAGAGATTCATTCATGGATTGCTTCTGTCCGACTCCTTTCGACGACTAAACTATGAATGCAATAGCAATTATCGCTTTGTAGAGATGTGCATTCAGCGGGTCTTGGGTCGTAACGTCTACGATAACCGGGAAAAGTTAGCATGGTCAACGGTGCTGGCAACAAAGGGAATTCAGGGATTTGTTGAGCAACTGTTAAGCAGTGAAGAGTATCAAACCCATTTTGGTGAGAATACAGTCCCCTATCAGCGGCGACGAATTTTACCGCAGCGATCACAAGGTGAACAACCCTTCGCCCGTGTACCCCGCTATGACCAGTACTATCGCAACCAACTGCAAGCCTTAAGCTGGGGGAAACTGTTTGGAAATGGGGTGAGCGATCGTAGTGCTGATGTTTACCGGAGAGTATTGTTTGCTGTCCCAACCCTTTCTCTTGCCGTACTGGTTGCTACGCTGATTTTTATAGCAGCCCCAAAGTAG